A region of Rhizobium binae DNA encodes the following proteins:
- a CDS encoding DUF1810 domain-containing protein: protein MAGDIDFNLDRFVEAQNGVYQQALSELQAGRKTSHWMWFIFPQISGLGTSAMAEKYAIRSAEEAAAYLAHPILSSRLLRCVEAILSVDRRSAHEILGSPDDLKLRSSMTLFAAISNHGSPFHRAIERFYDGKFDERTMKILSARD from the coding sequence ATGGCCGGTGATATCGACTTTAACCTCGACCGCTTTGTCGAAGCCCAGAACGGCGTCTATCAACAGGCGCTCTCCGAACTGCAGGCCGGGCGCAAGACGTCTCACTGGATGTGGTTCATCTTCCCGCAGATATCGGGTCTCGGCACGTCGGCGATGGCGGAAAAATATGCGATCCGTTCGGCCGAGGAAGCCGCCGCCTATCTCGCCCACCCCATTCTTTCGAGCCGGCTGCTGCGCTGCGTCGAGGCGATCTTATCGGTCGACCGTCGATCGGCGCATGAGATCCTCGGCTCGCCGGACGATCTCAAACTGCGCTCATCGATGACCTTGTTTGCCGCGATCAGCAATCACGGCTCGCCTTTCCACCGGGCGATCGAGCGTTTCTATGACGGAAAATTCGACGAACGGACGATGAAAATCCTCAGCGCTCGCGACTAG